In Plasmodium sp. gorilla clade G2 genome assembly, chromosome: 5, one genomic interval encodes:
- a CDS encoding acyl-CoA synthetase, whose product MDKGNNEIIYSVKISEPKDKNCTGIYRHPEYKDKLCENFEEKAYNNMWELFDTISSKFKERDCMGVREKLEDNKRGAYKWRNFGDIKELIIKVGSGLLNMNACPLIMCEDERIPKARFLGLYMPNCPEWNICDLGCNAYNIITVPLYDSLGPQSSKFILDQTQMETIVCNKTCASNLFKSLETCEVIYLKTLILVDEVDDEIKKECKKYNLKIILWQELIKHGEKKIIKIPQGNLNNIFSICYTSGTTGYPKGVIMTNRNFIGILAAGYIGPARLPDLCINENDIHISYLPLAHIYERLLIYLFMAHGVKVGYYSGNVQTLLEDIQELKPTLFISVPRLYNRIHERIFNSLKKKSGLVQSLFNKGLQNKIKRLGSSGSTSHLLWDKLVFNKAKKILGGHVRGMLNGSAPISVDVVKKLKTIFCVPFFEGYGMTESLGASFITHSRDRNIGHIGGPVPCVEFKLVSVPEMNYLVTDNPPKGELYLRGPSTCNLGYFKLEKETNELLEKDGFIRTGDIVSFNPNGSLTIIDRKKNIFKLAQGEYVAVEKVEASYKQSLFISQIFVFGYSYESVLVCIICPSTDSIDIWRTQKKIKATDEEVIILPEFKTDVINDLTSIGKKDGLKGFEQIKDIHFTLEPFTIENDLMTPTGKIKRHEAKKRFKKEIDQMYERLKN is encoded by the coding sequence atggataagggtaataatgaaataatatactCAGTAAAAATAAGTGAACCCAAGGACAAGAATTGTACTGGTATATATCGTCATCCagaatataaagataaattatGTGAAAATTTTGAAGAGAAggcatataataatatgtggGAATTGTTTGATACAATATCATCTAAATTTAAGGAAAGAGATTGTATGGGTGTTCGAGAGAAATTAGAAGATAATAAACGTGGTGCTTATAAATGGAGAAATTTTGgagatataaaagaattaataataaaggtAGGTTCTGGTTTGCTTAATATGAATGCATGTCCATTAATTATGTGTGAGGATGAAAGGATTCCAAAGGCTCGTTTTTTAGGTTTATATATGCCGAATTGTCCAGAATGGAATATATGTGATTTAGGTTGTAATGCatacaatattattactGTACCTTTATATGATTCTTTGGGTCCTCAATCaagtaaatttatattagatCAAACACAGATGGAAACTATAGTATGTAACAAGACTTGTGCtagtaatttatttaaatcttTAGAAACATGCGaagtaatatatttgaaaacaTTAATTTTAGTTGATGAAGTAGatgatgaaattaaaaaagaatgtaaaaaatataatttgaaaattatattatggCAAGAATTAATTAAACATGgggaaaagaaaattataaaaataccaCAAGGaaatttgaataatattttttctatatgttATACATCAGGAACAACTGGTTATCCTAAAGGAGTTATTATGACTAATAGAAATTTTATAGGTATATTAGCAGCTGGTTATATTGGTCCAGCTAGATTACCAGATTTATGtattaatgaaaatgatatacatatttcatatttaccattagcacatatatatgaaagattattgatttatttatttatggcTCATGGTGTCAAAGTTGGTTATTACTCAGGTAATGTTCAAACATTATTAGAAGATATTCAAGAATTAAAACCAACATTATTTATTAGTGTACCAAGATTATATAATAGAATACATGAAAGgatatttaattctttaaagaaaaaatcagGTTTAGTTcaatcattatttaataaaggtttacaaaataaaattaaacgATTAGGTTCTTCTGGATCCACATCTCATTTATTATGGGATAAATTAGTTTTCAATAAAGCTAAAAAAATTTTAGGTGGACATGTTAGAGGTATGTTAAATGGTTCAGCACCTATTAGTGTCGATGTTgtcaaaaaattaaaaactaTCTTTTGTGTACCATTTTTTGAAGGTTATGGAATGACAGAATCATTGGGTGCTTCATTTATAACACATTCAAGAGATCGTAATATAGGACATATTGGAGGCCCTGTCCCATGTGTAGAATTTAAACTTGTATCTGTTCCAGAAATGAATTACTTAGTAACAGACAACCCACCTAAAGGTGAATTGTATTTAAGAGGTCCAAGTACATGCAACCTAGGTTATTTCAAActagaaaaagaaacaaatgaATTATTAGAAAAAGATGGATTTATTCGTACAGGAGATATTGTTTCATTTAATCCAAATGGATCATTAACTATTAtagatagaaaaaaaaatatttttaaattagcACAAGGAGAATATGTAGCTGTAGAAAAAGTTGAAGCATCATATAAACaatctttatttattagcCAAATTTTCGTATTTGGATATTCTTATGAATCTGTTCTAGTTTGTATTATTTGCCCATCTACAGATTCTATAGATATATGGAGAACTCAAAAGAAAATCAAAGCAACTGATGAAGAAGTAATTATATTACCAGAATTTAAAACTGATGTTATTAATGATTTAACATCCATAGGAAAAAAAGATGGACTCAAAGGATTTGAGCAAATTAAAGATATTCATTTTACTCTTGAGCCATTTACTATAGAAAATGATTTAATGACACCCACcggaaaaattaaaagacaTGAAGCTAAAAAGAGATTTAAAAAGGAAATTGATCAGATGTATGAAAGGTTAAAGAATTAA